In Streptomyces venezuelae, the sequence CTGATCATCAGGTCGTACTTGGTGGCGTGCGAGGAGAAGTCGACGGGCTCGGTGGTGACGCCCGCGAGGCCCGGGGCGGTGTCCGGGGTCTCGTCGAGGAGGAACATCACGGAGGTGAGCGGCGGCCGGCTGGGGTCGCGGGGCAGGCCGAGGGCGTCGACGATCAGGTCGAAGGGCAGTTCCTGGTGCGCGTAGGCCTGGAGGGTGGTGTGGCGGGTGGCGCGGACCAGTTCGGCGAAGGCGGGGTCGCCACCGGTTCTGATGCGCAGCGGCAGGGTGTTGACGAAGAAGCCGATGAGTTCGCCGAAGGCCGGGTGGTCGCGGCCGGAGACGGAGGTGCCGACGACGATGTCCTCCTGGCCGGTCCAGCGGCGCAGGGTGGCGGCGAAGCCGGCCAGCATCGTCATGTAGAGGGTGGCGCCCTCGGACCTGCCGAACTCCCGCAGCCTGGTGATGAGCCGGGGCGGGAGATCGATGTAGCGGGAGGCGCCGGCGTGGCCGAAGACGGGCGGTCTGGGCCGGTCGGTGGGCAGGTCCACGGGGGTGGCGCCGGCCAGCTCCTCCCGCCAGAAGGAGGTGAGGCCCTCCAGCCGGTCCCCGCTGACGCGGCGGCGCTGCCAGGTGGCGAAGTCGGCGTACTGGAGGGCGAGCGGGGCCGCCGGGTCGGCGGGTGCCCCGGTGCGGGCGGCGTAGGCCCGCTCCAGCTCGGTGTACAGGACCCGCATGGACCAGCCGTCGGTGACGATGTGGTGCAGGTTGAGGAGGAGGATGTGGTCCTCGGCTCCGATCCGGCCGAGCCGGGCCCGCAGCGGGACGGCGCCCGCCAGGTCGAAGGGGGCGCCCGCGTCGGCGTCGTAGAACGGTCTGGCAGCCGCCTCGTCGGGGAGTTCGGTCAGCGGCAGGGGCAGCCGGTAGCCGTCCAGCACGTGGGGCACGGCCTCGGTGGCGCCCTCCTGGTAGGTGTAGACGGTCCGCAGCACCTCGTGGCGGTCCACGATGTCCTGGAGCGCCGCGTGCAGGGCGGGGACGTCGAGCGGGCCGCGGATGCGGGTGGCGACCGGCACGTTGTAGGCGGGGCTGCCGGGCTGGAGCTGGTCGATGAACCAGAGGCGGCGCTGCGCGAAGGAGAGTACGGGCGCTTCGCCGGGGTCGCGGGGTGCCGGCTCGGCGTCCTCCCGTACGGCGGCGCGCCCGCCGCCTCGGCCGGTCAGGGCCTGGAACAGTGCCCGGCGGGACTTCGGCAGTGCGGCTATGCGTTCGGCGAGGGACTCGCTCACCTTGAGCCTCCGTGCGTCTTCGGGAGTCGGGAGAGGGATACGGCGAGGTGGCACCGCGCGGTGCGCGGCGCTGGATGCGGGCGTGGGGCCGGGTACGGGCATGGGGGGCCGGGTACGGGCGTGCCGGGCCGGGTACGGGCGTGGGGGGCGGTGCGCGGAGCCGGGGCGCAGTGCTGAGTGGGTGCCGTTCGGCCGGCACCCACTCCCGCACCCCCGTCGGGCGACGGTCAGGCGGTGATCCTGGCCTCGTCCGCCGCCGGAGATCCCTCCTCGGCGTTGTCGCCGGCGGGCATTTCCTTGATCTTGGCCACCGGCCCGGTCAGCAGGGTCAGGCCTCCGACGATGGTGACCGCGCCGGCCACCGCGAGGCCGGCGGTCAGGCCGATGCCCTCGCCGAGCGCGCCGCCGGCGAAGTAGCCCAGCGACAGGGCGCCGTACACCGCGGAGAGGGCGGTGCCGCTGACCCGGCCCATCTGCTCGTTCGGGGTGACACCCTGGACGAGGCTGAGGACGTGGATGTCGAACATCGGGGAGACGAAGCCGATGACGGCCTGGACCACGATCAGTCCGACGAAGCCGCCGACCGCGCCGCCCGTCGGCACCAGGATGTATCCGGCGCCGAGCACGACCGCCGTGATGACCAGGAGGCGGCCCACCGAGAGGCTCTTGGAGACGACCTCGGAGAGCACCGCGCCGACGATCACGAAGACCGACATGACGGCGAAGGCGGCACCGACCTGGCCGGGGCTGAGGTCCAGCACCTTGTACGCGTAGACGATCAGCAGGGCGTCACCCATGGCGGCACCGAGGTTGACGACGACGTTCGCGGTGAACAGGCCGCGCAGGACGGGGTTGCCGAAGAGGGTCTTCATGCCCTCCTTCATCTCGGCCTTGGCGGAGGCCTTGCGCTCCTCGGTCCGCTCGCGGGTGTCACGGTGGCGGATCACGAGGAGGGCGACGAGCGAGACGAGGAAGGTGAAAGCGTCGGCGGTGATGGCGCGTGCGGCGCCGAGCAGCTGGATCAGGGCGCCGCCGGCCCCGGCCCCGACCGCTTCCGCGACGCTCCGGCTGATCTGGAGTTTGGTATTTCCTTCGATGAGGTTCTCGGTGCCGATGAGCTGCGGCAGCCAGGACTGGTACGAGACCTCGAAGAAGGTGGTGAGGATACCGGTGAGAGCGGCCACGACGTAGACGTGGGTCATGCTGACGGAATCGAGAGCGAACGCGAGCGGAATCGTGCCGAGGGCCAGGAACCGGCCCAGGTCGGCGACGATCATCACGGTGCGCCGCGAGACCCGGTCGGCCACCAGCCCGGCGATCGGGGCGAGCAGCAGGAAGGGGAGGAAGCGCAGCGCGCCCAGCACGCCGACCTCCAGGGCTCCGCCGTCCAGCACTACGACCGCGAGGGTCGGGAGGGCCAGGAGGGAGATCTTGTCGCCGAAGTTGCTGACGGTCTGCCCGAACCACAGGCGATTGAAATCGGAATGCCGACCGAGTGCCATGTCGACGCCCTTTTCTGATTGGGTACGGAATTGTCGGACGGCACTGACGCTATGGACCACGGGTTAGCGGCCGGTTATGTATTCCGGGATTGTAGAACGCTTGTAGACAGGCGATGAGCTCAGCTGGAGAACCGTGCGATGTCCGCGCTCTCGCGGGCGATTCCGGCGGCCACGGCGGGGCTCGGGGGCTCTGTTCCGGGGAACGGTTCGACCGTGACCGGAGTTCCGCGGCGTCCTCCGGACCAGGTGCCGACGGCCAGGCCGTCGACCAGCACGGTGGCCCGGATCTGGCCGCCGCCGGGCCACACCCGGCGTTCGTGTGCGGCGGGCACGGAGAGGTCCCGGCCGCGGTAGCCGACGAGGTAGTTGTCGTAGGCCGGCAGCAGGCGTACGTCGGGCTCCGCGCCGGGGGTGGGCACCGGCTCGGGTGCGCCCTCCCGTACGGCGGCCCACGCGGTCTTGCCCGTGGTGGCCTTGAGCCCCGACCAGTGGACGAAGTCGAGCGCGTCGGAGGGGCCGAACGCCGCCCGGTAGCGGCGCGCCAGTTCGCGCTCGGCGGCGGCTCCCGTGAAGGGCAGCGGGCCGGTGACGGGCAGCCAGTCGTCGAGGAGGACGAAGGTGGCCTCGCCCTCCCGCTGTGGGCCGTGGCAGATGCGGCCGGTCAGGGCGGCCCGGCGGATCAGGTGGAAGGCGGACTGCCCCTTCGGTTCCACCCCGAGGGTGGTGAGCCGGTCGGTGAGCTGGGCGCGGGTCAAGGGCCCCTCCCCGTCGACGGCTTCGGCGATGAGGCGTTCCGAGCGCGTGCACAGGGACTCGTCGAGGCCCAGTTCGCGCAGCCGCCGGGCGGCGAGCGCGAGGTAGACCGGGCCGAAGAGGGCCAGCAGCCAGCGGGCGTCGGCGGCCGGCACCAGCTGGAGGGTGCCGCGCATGAACCAGCCCCGGACGACGGTGCGTTCGGTGTCGGTGGCCCGGCGCACCGCGTCCTGGGTGAGCCCGCGGGCGCGCACCCGGAGCCCGAGTTCCGCCGCGGGCAGGTCTTGCGCCTGCACCGCGAGCACCCGGTCGAGGACGGCGGCGGCGGATTCCTCCCGGACCTCGCCCCCGATCGCCTGTGCGCGCGCCCTGAGCAGCCGGTCGGTCGTACGTCGTTCCACGTGTCCAGTCTTTCAGCCTGGCGGCCGGAGCCGCATCTTCTCTTCGCGGGTCCGGTCACCGCGGCTCCCCACGACGCCGAGGCCCTGGGCCGGGCGGCCGGTGGGGGCCGCCCGGCGCAGAGCCGGACCGGGTCGTGCCGCGGTCAGCGCCTGCGGCGCAGCACCGCGTAGTAGCCGGGCAGCCGCAGGGCGTCGGAGTCCGACCGGGGGTCGATCGCGTGCAGTTCGATCGCCTCGTCCTCGACGAGCTCCCACCGGTCCGCGCCGAACGCCTCGGCCAGTTCCGGCCGGGTGAAGCGGTGCGAGTGCCGGACGCCGGCTGCCTCCAGCGGGCCGACCAGGTCCTCGGCACGGCCCCGCTTGCCGCCGACGAATCCGAGGTAGCCGAAGGAGTTGCTGGAGTAGTCGGGCTCGTGCACGATCAGTGTGCCCTCGTCGCCCAGCAGCCGGTCGGCGACCGCGGCGAGCCGGGCCCGGGCCTCGGTGTCCAGGACGTGGAAGACGCCGCGGACGAAGATGTTGTAGGGCCCCTCCCCCAGCACCGCGGCCTGTTCGGCATCGGTCATGTCGATCGCCAGGTAGTCGACGTTCGGCACGCCCTCCGCCTCGCGCTTGGCGTGCTCGATGGCGCTGACGGAGACGTCGACGCCGATGACCGACGGGTGGTGCGGGGCGAGTTCGCGGCTGTAGCGGCCGTTGCCGCAGCCGAGGTCGATGAGCGGCAGGTCGGCGCGGAAGTGGCGCCGCGCCTGGTCGAGGAGCCACTGGAACTCCTCTCCGCTGTCGGCGTCCCAGATGACGTCGCCGCCGCGTCCGGTGCGCCGGATCCCGGCCCAGTACCGCTCCCAGGCGTCGGCCGTGTCGCGCTCCTCGGTCGTGACGGGGGCGGCACCCTCCTCGCCGGGCGGCGGGGAGTGGCGCTCCCAGACCTCGTCGTCGGCGAGGGCGTCCAGCAGGGCGGTGAACTCCTCGAACATCGAGTCGATCAGACCGTCCGGGTAGACGGCCGGCAGGAAGTCCCAGTTGAAGGTGAGGCCGTCGGGCTTCTCGAAGACCTGGAAGTCGAGGGAGACCTGCGGGGTCTGGGAGATGCCGTAGACCGGGGCGCCCAGCTCGGTCTCCTCGTACTGCGGCGGGTGTCCGGCCAGGCTGGTCATCACCACGGGCATGGCCGGGGCGAGGGAGCCGCGCAGCTTGGTCAGCTCGCGCAGCACCTGTACCCCGCTGAAGTAGCGGTGTTCCAGGTCGGCCCAGAGCCGGCGCTGGACGGCCTGGGCCCGTCCGGCGAAGGTGGTCTCCGTCTGCTCGACGGCCAGCAGCAGGGTGGTCGTGGTGTCCGCGAGCAGCGCGTTGACCTGCGGGTGCAGCGGAAGGCGGTTGAACAGCGGGAAGTTGACGGTGAACCGGGCCTGTCCCGCGGCCCTGCCGAGGATCTCGGCGTAGGCGGCGGCCAGCACCCCGGACGGGGTCACCTCCCGGGCGTGGGCGCGTTCCTGGATCCGGCTCCACCGCTCCGGGGCGACGACGTGGCTGCGGCGCTCGAAGCGGACGGGCAGCTCGGGGGCGTCGGCCGGGCGCTCGGGCAGTGCGGGGGCGGGCGGGAGGGTGGCGAGGCGGTCGCGCCAGTACCACTCGGAGCGGCGGTAGAGCTCGCTGTCGCGCAGCGAGTTCCCGACGGCGAGGACGTAGTCGCGGAAGGTCAGCTCCAGCGGGGCGAGTTCCGCGCCGGGTTCCACGTAGTAGGTGACCAGGTCGGGAACGAGGACCTGGAAGTAGCTCCAGGCGTCGGCGACGAGGAAGTCCAGGCAGAGGTGGATGCGGGCCCGGCCGCCGCCGAGCAGACTGATCCGTACGTCGAACAGCGGCCAGGCGTCGGCGTCGAGGACCTGGTGGGACAGCTTCTCGCGCAGGGCGGCCAGTTCGGCGGTGCGGGTCTGCTCGTCCAGGCCGCCGAGGTCGGTGACGGGGATCCCGTACGCCGGGATCTCCTCGAAGACCTGCTGGGTGCCGTCGGGCAGGACGCGGGTGCGCAGTGCGTCGTGGCGTTCGACGAGCCGGCGCCAGGCGCCCTCGAAGCGGGCCACGTCGAGCTGCTCGCTCTCCCACTCGAAGTAGCCGTGGCAGCCGACGTTGCCCAGTTCCACGAGCCCGCCGCGGCCGATCCACAGGGCCTGCTGGCTCTCGGTGAGCGGGAAGGGCTCGAAGCGCGCGGCGGGGTCCGGGACGATCGCGGGGAGTCCGCCGAAGGAGCCCCGACCGCCGGCGCGTTCGGTGGTGATCAGGGTGGCGAGCTCGGCGACGGTGGGGCAGGTGGAGAGGTCGGAGAGGCTGAGCTCGACGCCGTAGCGGCGGCGGATCTCGTCGATCAGCTGGAAGGCCAGGAGCGAATGCCCGCCCAGCTCGAAGAAGTTGTCGTGGATGCCGACGCCGTCGGTGCGGAAGGCCTCGGCCCACAGACGGCTGAGTCCGTCCTCGACCTCGTTGCGGGGGGCCTCGTAGCCGGCGCCGACCGCGTCGCGGCCCTCCGGGGGCTCGGGCAGGCTGCGGCGGTCGACCTTGCCGTTGGGCAGCCGCGGCAGGGAGGGCAGCACGACGACGGCGGCGGGGACCATGTAGTAGGGCAGGGTACGGGCGACTTCGGCGCGCACGGTGGCCGAGTCGGGCTCGGCCGCGCCGGCCGGGGACACGTAGGCGATGAGCCGTTTGTCACCGGGGCCGCGTTCCTGGGTGGTGACGACGGCCTCGGCGATGCCGTCGAGGCGGGCGATGTGCGTCTCGACCTCGCCGAGCTCGACGCGGAAGCCGCGGATCTTGACCTGGGAGTCGGAGCGGCCGAGGAGTTCGACGGCGCCGTCCTCGCGGCGGCGGGCGAGGTCGCCGGTGTCGTAGAGCACCGGGTGCGGGTCGTCGGGCAGGAAGTTGGGGAGGAACCTGGCGGCGGTGAGCTCCGGGCGGCCGTGGTAGCCGGCGGCGACCCCGGCCCCGGAGACGTGCAGGCGGCCGACCTCGCCCTCGGGCACCGGGCGGCCGTCCTCGTCGAGGAGGTGGACGCGGAGGTTGGCGATGGGCACGCCGACCGGGACCTGCCGGGTGGCGCGGACCTCGTCGGAGGTGGCCTGGCTGGTGAAGTCGGTGCCGGCGCCGAGGTCGAGGCAGGACAGGACGTTGGTGGTCTCGGTGGTGCCGTAGGTCATCACGACCCGGAAGGGGGTGTCGACGGGCGGCCAGCTGTGGACGCGCTCGGCGGTGGTGACCAGGATCCGCAGCGCCGTGTCCGCGGGCCAGTCCAGGCCCCATACGGGCTCGGCCAGCGCGGCCACCAGCATGGTGTGGGTGATGCCCTCGCCGACGAGCCAGTCGCGGATCTGCTCGGGGGTCTGCGCCTGTCCGGCCTCGGGGATGTGGATCGCCGCGCCGGCGGGCAGGTACGCGAGCCACTCCATGATCTGGACGGCGAAGCCGGGGGTGGACATCCAGGAGGCGCGGTCGCCGGGGCGGACCCCGTAGGCGCGCGTGGTCCAGTGGACCAGGTTGGTGAGGGCGCCGTGCCGCTCCAGGACGGCCTTGGGGGTGCCGGTGGAGCCGGAGGTGTAGATGAGGTGGCTGACGGTGTCGGGGCCGGTGACGACCTCGGGCGCGGTGTCCGGGAGGTCCTGTCCGGCGGTGGCGGCCTCGGCCTGCGGGACGTCCTGCGGTATCCGGCGGCCGAGGCCGGCCGGGGTGAGGACGAGCAGCGGGGCGGCGTCGGCGATCATCGCGGCGAGCCGGTCGTCGGGGTTGACCGGGTCGAGGGCGACGATCGCGGCGCCGGTCTTGAGAATGGCGAGGGAGCCGATGACGTATTCGGCGCTGCGCGGGTAGCAGAGGCCGACGCGGGTGCCGGCCGCGGCTCCGCGGGCGATCAGCGCGTGCGCCAGCCGGTTGGCGGCGGCCTCCAGTTCGGCGTAGGTCCAGCTGCGGTCGCCCTGCGCGAGGGCGGTGGCCCGGGGGGTGCGGGCGGCCTGCTCGGCGAGGAGCTGCGGATACCCG encodes:
- a CDS encoding winged helix DNA-binding domain-containing protein, coding for MERRTTDRLLRARAQAIGGEVREESAAAVLDRVLAVQAQDLPAAELGLRVRARGLTQDAVRRATDTERTVVRGWFMRGTLQLVPAADARWLLALFGPVYLALAARRLRELGLDESLCTRSERLIAEAVDGEGPLTRAQLTDRLTTLGVEPKGQSAFHLIRRAALTGRICHGPQREGEATFVLLDDWLPVTGPLPFTGAAAERELARRYRAAFGPSDALDFVHWSGLKATTGKTAWAAVREGAPEPVPTPGAEPDVRLLPAYDNYLVGYRGRDLSVPAAHERRVWPGGGQIRATVLVDGLAVGTWSGGRRGTPVTVEPFPGTEPPSPAVAAGIARESADIARFSS
- a CDS encoding MFS transporter; translation: MALGRHSDFNRLWFGQTVSNFGDKISLLALPTLAVVVLDGGALEVGVLGALRFLPFLLLAPIAGLVADRVSRRTVMIVADLGRFLALGTIPLAFALDSVSMTHVYVVAALTGILTTFFEVSYQSWLPQLIGTENLIEGNTKLQISRSVAEAVGAGAGGALIQLLGAARAITADAFTFLVSLVALLVIRHRDTRERTEERKASAKAEMKEGMKTLFGNPVLRGLFTANVVVNLGAAMGDALLIVYAYKVLDLSPGQVGAAFAVMSVFVIVGAVLSEVVSKSLSVGRLLVITAVVLGAGYILVPTGGAVGGFVGLIVVQAVIGFVSPMFDIHVLSLVQGVTPNEQMGRVSGTALSAVYGALSLGYFAGGALGEGIGLTAGLAVAGAVTIVGGLTLLTGPVAKIKEMPAGDNAEEGSPAADEARITA
- a CDS encoding non-ribosomal peptide synthetase, whose protein sequence is MTTALVDFNRSDAAFPATGYPQLLAEQAARTPRATALAQGDRSWTYAELEAAANRLAHALIARGAAAGTRVGLCYPRSAEYVIGSLAILKTGAAIVALDPVNPDDRLAAMIADAAPLLVLTPAGLGRRIPQDVPQAEAATAGQDLPDTAPEVVTGPDTVSHLIYTSGSTGTPKAVLERHGALTNLVHWTTRAYGVRPGDRASWMSTPGFAVQIMEWLAYLPAGAAIHIPEAGQAQTPEQIRDWLVGEGITHTMLVAALAEPVWGLDWPADTALRILVTTAERVHSWPPVDTPFRVVMTYGTTETTNVLSCLDLGAGTDFTSQATSDEVRATRQVPVGVPIANLRVHLLDEDGRPVPEGEVGRLHVSGAGVAAGYHGRPELTAARFLPNFLPDDPHPVLYDTGDLARRREDGAVELLGRSDSQVKIRGFRVELGEVETHIARLDGIAEAVVTTQERGPGDKRLIAYVSPAGAAEPDSATVRAEVARTLPYYMVPAAVVVLPSLPRLPNGKVDRRSLPEPPEGRDAVGAGYEAPRNEVEDGLSRLWAEAFRTDGVGIHDNFFELGGHSLLAFQLIDEIRRRYGVELSLSDLSTCPTVAELATLITTERAGGRGSFGGLPAIVPDPAARFEPFPLTESQQALWIGRGGLVELGNVGCHGYFEWESEQLDVARFEGAWRRLVERHDALRTRVLPDGTQQVFEEIPAYGIPVTDLGGLDEQTRTAELAALREKLSHQVLDADAWPLFDVRISLLGGGRARIHLCLDFLVADAWSYFQVLVPDLVTYYVEPGAELAPLELTFRDYVLAVGNSLRDSELYRRSEWYWRDRLATLPPAPALPERPADAPELPVRFERRSHVVAPERWSRIQERAHAREVTPSGVLAAAYAEILGRAAGQARFTVNFPLFNRLPLHPQVNALLADTTTTLLLAVEQTETTFAGRAQAVQRRLWADLEHRYFSGVQVLRELTKLRGSLAPAMPVVMTSLAGHPPQYEETELGAPVYGISQTPQVSLDFQVFEKPDGLTFNWDFLPAVYPDGLIDSMFEEFTALLDALADDEVWERHSPPPGEEGAAPVTTEERDTADAWERYWAGIRRTGRGGDVIWDADSGEEFQWLLDQARRHFRADLPLIDLGCGNGRYSRELAPHHPSVIGVDVSVSAIEHAKREAEGVPNVDYLAIDMTDAEQAAVLGEGPYNIFVRGVFHVLDTEARARLAAVADRLLGDEGTLIVHEPDYSSNSFGYLGFVGGKRGRAEDLVGPLEAAGVRHSHRFTRPELAEAFGADRWELVEDEAIELHAIDPRSDSDALRLPGYYAVLRRRR